The Papaver somniferum cultivar HN1 chromosome 3, ASM357369v1, whole genome shotgun sequence genome includes a region encoding these proteins:
- the LOC113357714 gene encoding coatomer subunit alpha-1-like, with the protein MLTKFETKSNRVKGLSFHPKRPWILASLHSGVIQLWDYRMGTLIDRFDEHDGPVRGVHFHNSQPLFVSGGDDYKIKVWNYKMHRCLFTLLGHLDYIRTVQFHNESPWIVSASDDQTIRIWNWQSRTCISVLTGHNHYVMCASFHPKEDLVVSASLDQTVRVWDIGALRKKSVSPADDILRLSQMNTDLFGGVDAVVKYVLEGHDRGVNWAGFHPSLPLIVSGADDRQVKLWRMNDTKAWEVDTLRGHMNNVSCVMFHAKQDIIVSNSEDKSIRVWDVTKRTGVQTFRREHDRFWILASHPEMNLLAAGHDSGMIVFKLERERPAFSTSGDSLYYVKDRFLRFYEFSTQKDTQMVPIRRPGSTSLNQSPKTLSYSPTENAVLVCSEIDGGSYELYIVPKDTGRGDTMQDAKKGIGGSAVFVARNRFAVIDKSNNQVLIKNLQNEMVKKCSLPMSADAIFYAGTGNLLCRAEDRVAIFDLQQRLILGELQTPFIKYVVWSIDMESVALLSKHAIVIASKKLVHRCTLHETIRVKSGAWDDNGVFIYTTLNHIKYCLPNGDNGIIKTLDVPIYITKVTGNTIFCLDRDGKSRAVVVDTTEYVFKLSLLRKKYDQVMSMIRNSQLCGQAMIAYLHQKGFPEVALHFVKDEKTRFNLALESGNIQIAVASAKEIDEKDHWYRLGVEALRQGNAGIVEYAYQRTKNFDRLSFLYLVTGNMDKLSKMLKIAEVKNDVMGQFHNALYLGDIRERVKVLENAGQFSLAYVTAAVHGLFDDAERLADQLGDNVPSLPEGRTSSLLIPPAPILCGGDWPLLRVMKGIFDGGPDVERGQEEYEEADEADWGENLDIDGADDAQNEDGVVVRENGEVNEENDEDGGWELEDLDLPPELDTPITSTNTRSTAFVIPAPGMPVSQIWIQKSSLAGEHAAAGNFDTAMRLLNRQLGIKNFAPMKSMFLDLHNGTQSYVRACSSAPVITLAVERGWSESVSPNVRGPPALVIKFFQLHEKLNAAYKLTTSGKFSEALHLFLGILHSIPLIVVDSRREVDEVKELIIIAKEYVLGLQIELKRRETRDNPVRQQELAAYFTHCNLQMAHLRLALTNAMGISFKAKNFITAANFARRLLETNPTNEVQSRKARQVLASAERNANDAAQLNYDFRNPFVICGATHVPIYRGQKDVACPYCSAKFVPSQEAKICAVCGLAVVGSDASGLLCSPSQIR; encoded by the exons ATGTTAACGAAATTTGAGACGAAGAGTAATCGAGTGAAAGGATTGAGTTTTCATCCTAAAAGACCATGGATCCTTGCGAGTTTACACAGTGGTGTGATTCAACTTTGGGATTACAGAATGGGAACTCTTATTGATAGATTTGATGAACATGATGGACCTGTTCGTGGTGTTCATTTTCATAATTCGCAGCCATTGTTTGTCTCTGGAG GAGATGATTATAAGATTAAAGTCTGGAACTACAAGATGCATCGATGCTTGTTTACCCTTCTTGGACATCTTGATTACATCCGTACGGTTCAATTTCATAACGAATCCCCTTGGATAGTTAGTGCTAGTGATGATCAAACAattagaatatggaactggcAGTCTCGTACTTGCATCTCTGTTTTGACTGGCCACAACCATTATGTTATGTGCGCCTCCTTTCATCCTAAGGAGGACTTGGTTGTCTCGGCTTCCTTGGACCAGACTGTTCGTGTATGGGACATAGGTGCGCTGCGGAAAAAGTCGGTATCCCCAGCAGATGATATATTGAGGTTGAGTCAGATGAACACAGATTTGTTTGGTGGGGTTGATGCCGTTGTAAAGTATGTCTTGGAAGGTCATGACCGGGGGGTCAACTGGGCTGGATTCCACCCAAGCCTGCCTCTGATTGTTTCTGGAGCAGATGATCGCCAAGTGAAATTGTGGCGCATGAATG ATACAAAGGCATGGGAAGTAGACACATTGAGAGGGCATATGAATAATGTCTCGTGTGTTATGTTCCACGCTAAGCAGGACATTATCGTGTCCAATTCAGAGGACAAAAGTATTCGTGTGTGGGATGTAACAAAGCGAACTGGTGTTCAAACATTTCGCAGAGAACACGACCGGTTCTGGATTCTTGCATCACATCCAGAGATGAATCTGCTTGCTGCTGGTCATGATAGTGGTATGATTGTTTTTAAGTTGGAGAGAGAAAGGCCGGCTTTCTCCACCAGCGGTGACAGTTTGTACTATGTCAAAGATCGTTTCTTGCGTTTCTATGAGTTCTCAACTCAAAAGGACACACAAATGGTTCCAATCCGACGACCTGGCTCGACTAGCTTGAATCAAAGCCCAAAAACCCTATCTTACAGTCCTACAGAGAATGCTGTTTTGGTTTGTTCAGAAATTGATGGGGGGTCTTATGAACTTTATATTGTACCTAAAGACACCGGCAGGGGAGATACTATGCAAGACGCTAAAAAAGGAATTGGCGGATCAGCTGTTTTTGTAGCACGGAATAGGTTTGCTGTTATTGACAAGAGCAACAACCAAGTTTTAATCAAAAACCTTCAAAATGAGATGGTGAAGAAGTGCAGTCTTCCCATGTCCGCAGATGCAATATTCTATGCAGGGACAGGTAATTTGCTGTGCAGGGCAGAGGATAGAGTGGCCATCTTCGATCTCCAGCAGAGACTCATTCTTGGTGAACTTCAAACTCCCTTCATTAAGTACGTTGTTTGGTCAATTGACATGGAGAGTGTTGCGTTACTTAGCAAACACGCTATTGTAATTGCTAGCAAGAAACTCGTGCATAGGTGCACCCTTCATGAAACTATTCGTGTGAAGAGTGGAGCCTGGGATGACAATGGTGTTTTCATATATACAACCCTGAACCACATTAAGTATTGTCTTCCGAATGGAGATAATGGAATCATTAAGACACTCGACGTGCCAATATACATCACCAAGGTTACTGGTAATACCATATTTTGCTTGGATCGTGATGGAAAGAGTCGTGCAGTAGTTGTTGATACAACAGAATATGTATTCAAGTTATCTCTGCTGAGGAAGAAGTATGATCAGGTTATGAGCATGATCAGAAACTCGCAACTCTGCGGACAAGCCATGATTGCCTATCTGCATCAGAAAGGTTTTCCTGAAGTTGCTCTCCATTTTGTGAAGGATGAAAAGACTCGTTTTAACTTGGCGCTGGAGAGTGGTAACATCCAGATTGCTGTTGCCTCAGCGAAGGAGATTGACGAGAAAGATCACTGGTATAGGTTGGGTGTGGAAGCACTTCGTCAGGGTAATGCAGGCATTGTGGAATATGCATACCAGAGAACAAAGAACTTTGATAGGCTTTCCTTCCTGTATCTTGTAACTGGGAATATGGATAAGTTGTCAAAAATGTTGAAGATCGCCGAGGTTAAGAATGATGTAATGGGTCAGTTTCACAATGCCCTGTATCTTGGCGACATCCGTGAGCGTGTCAAAGTTTTGGAGAACGCCGGTCAATTTTCTCTTGCTTATGTTACAGCTGCTGTTCATGGACTCTTTGACGATGCTGAAAGACTGGCTGATCAGCTGGGGGATAATGTTCCCTCTTTGCCGGAGGGGAGAACATCTTCCCTTTTGATTCCACCTGCACCCATCTTATGTGGTGGAGATTGGCCCTTGTTGAGGGTCATGAAAGGCATCTTCGATGGTGGTCCTGATGTGGAAAGAGGacaggaagaatatgaagaagccgATGAGGCGGATTGGGGAGAAAACTTAGATATTGATGGTGCGGATGACGCACAGAATGAAGATGGAGTAGTGGTGCGTGAAAATGGGGAAGTAAATGAGGAAAATGACGAAGATGGAGGATGGGAACTTGAGGATCTAGACCTTCCACCAGAGCTTGATACTCCAATTACCTCAACAAATACTCGGTCAACTGCATTTGTAATCCCAGCTCCAGGTATGCCTGTAAGTCAGATATGGATTCAGAAATCATCCCTTGCTGGTGAGCATGCGGCGGCTGGCAATTTCGACACTGCAATGCGCTTGTTGAACAGACAACTGGGCATCAAAAATTTTGCTCCTATGAAGTCCATGTTTCTCGATCTTCACAATGGAACTCAATCCTATGTGCGTGCTTGTTCCTCTGCTCCTGTGATCACCTTGGCAGTAGAGAGAGGGTGGAGTGAGTCCGTGAGCCCTAATGTGAGAGGCCCACCAGCTTTGGTGATCAAGTTTTTTCAGCTGCATGAGAAACTCAATGCTGCTTATAAACTTACAACAAGTGGGAAATTTTCAGAAGCTTTACACCTTTTCCTTGGTATTCTACACTCCATCCCCTTAATCGTTGTGGATTCAAGAAGGGAGGTTGATGAAGTCAAGGAGTTGATCATTATAGCGAAGGAGTACGTCCTGGGTTTGCAAATTGAGCTGAAGAGGAGGGAGACGAGAGACAACCCTGTTCGTCAGCAGGAATTAGCAGCTTACTTCACACACTGTAACCTTCAGATGGCTCACTTGAGACTGGCCTTGACGAATGCAATGGGAATTAGTTTCAAGGCAAAGAACTTCATTACGGCAGCAAACTTTGCTAGGCGGCTCTTGGAGACAAACCCTACTAACGAGGTTCAATCAAGGAAAGCAAGACAAGTACTGGCAAGCGCGGAAAGGAACGCAAATGATGCAGCCCAACTAAATTATGATTTCAGAAACCCATTTGTGATATGTGGAGCAACACATGTGCCAATATACCGTGGACAGAAAGACGTCGCATGTCCTTACTGTAGTGCAAAATTTGTTCCATCTCAGGAGGCTAAGATATGTGCTGTTTGCGGTCTTGCCGTGGTTGGATCAGATGCATCTGGTCTACTATGTTCTCCTTCCCAGATAAGATGA